Proteins found in one Channa argus isolate prfri chromosome 7, Channa argus male v1.0, whole genome shotgun sequence genomic segment:
- the mc5ra gene encoding melanocortin 5a receptor isoform X1, which produces MGMNASDESPYQEEELLANSTLAYSYYHQNYTLSPPLLTDKTSTSKPVACEQVHIAVEVFLILGIISLLENILVITAIVKNKNLHSPMYFFVCSLAVADMLVSVSNAWETIIIYLLSNRQLVVEDHFIRQMDNVFDSMICISVVASMCSLLAIAVDRYVTIFYALRYHNIMTVRRAGCIIGGIWTFCTGCGIVFIIYSDTTPVIICLVSMFFAMLLIMASLYSHMFMLARSHVKRIAALPGYNSIHQRASMKGAITLTILLGIFVVCWAPFFLHLILMISCPRNLYCVCFMSHFNMYLILIMCNSVIDPLIYAFRSQEMRKTFKEIICCYSLRNACSNICALTSK; this is translated from the exons ATGGGGATGAATGCGTCTGATGAGTCCCCATACCAGGAGGAGGAACTGCTGGCCAACTCCACCTTGGCATACTCCTACTATCACCAGAACTACACCCTGTCCCCTCCGCTGCTGACAGACAAGACCAGCACATCCAAACCTGTAGCATGCGAGCAGGTCCACATTGCTGTAGAG GTCTTTCTGATCCTGGGTATCATCTCCCTGCTGGAGAACATCCTGGTCATCACAGCCATAGTAAAGAACAAGAACCTCCACTCACCCATGTACTTCTTTGTCTGCAG TCTAGCAGTAGCAGACATGTTGGTGAGTGTGTCCAACGCCTGGGAGACCATAATCATTTACCTTCTGAGCAACAGACAACTGGTGGTGGAGGACCACTTCATCCGGCAAATGGACAACGTGTTTGACTCCATGATCTGCATCTCTGTTGTTGCTTCAATGTGCAGCCTACTGGCCATTGCTGTGGACAG GTACGTCACTATCTTCTATGCGCTGCGGTaccacaacatcatgacagtGAGGAGAGCAGGCTGCATCATTGGAGGGATCTGGACCTTCTGCACAGGCTGTGGTATTGTGTTCATCATCTACTCGGATACCACCCCTGTCATCATCTGCCTGGTTTCCATGTTCTTCGCCATGCTCCTCATCATGGCGTCCCTCTACAGCCACATGTTCATGCTGGCCCGCTCGCACGTCAAGCGCATCGCCGCCCTGCCTGGCTACAACTCTATACATCAGCGGGCCAGCATGAAGGGGGCCATCACGCTCACCATCCTGCTGGGGATCTTCGTCGTCTGCTGGGCTCCCTTCTTTCTCCACCTGATCCTAATGATCTCCTGTCCACGTAACCTCTACTGCGTGTGCTTCATGTCCCACTTCAACATGTACCTCATCCTCATCATGTGCAACTCTGTGATTGACCCACTCATCTACGCCTTCAGGAGTCAGGAGATGAGGAAGACTTTTAAGGAGATCATCTGTTGTTACAGCCTAAGAAATGCCTGCAGTAACATCTGCGCTCTGACCAGCAAGTAG
- the mc5ra gene encoding melanocortin 5a receptor isoform X2 produces MGMNASDESPYQEEELLANSTLAYSYYHQNYTLSPPLLTDKTSTSKPVACEQVHIAVEVFLILGIISLLENILVITAIVKNKNLHSPMYFFVCRYVTIFYALRYHNIMTVRRAGCIIGGIWTFCTGCGIVFIIYSDTTPVIICLVSMFFAMLLIMASLYSHMFMLARSHVKRIAALPGYNSIHQRASMKGAITLTILLGIFVVCWAPFFLHLILMISCPRNLYCVCFMSHFNMYLILIMCNSVIDPLIYAFRSQEMRKTFKEIICCYSLRNACSNICALTSK; encoded by the exons ATGGGGATGAATGCGTCTGATGAGTCCCCATACCAGGAGGAGGAACTGCTGGCCAACTCCACCTTGGCATACTCCTACTATCACCAGAACTACACCCTGTCCCCTCCGCTGCTGACAGACAAGACCAGCACATCCAAACCTGTAGCATGCGAGCAGGTCCACATTGCTGTAGAG GTCTTTCTGATCCTGGGTATCATCTCCCTGCTGGAGAACATCCTGGTCATCACAGCCATAGTAAAGAACAAGAACCTCCACTCACCCATGTACTTCTTTGTCTGCAG GTACGTCACTATCTTCTATGCGCTGCGGTaccacaacatcatgacagtGAGGAGAGCAGGCTGCATCATTGGAGGGATCTGGACCTTCTGCACAGGCTGTGGTATTGTGTTCATCATCTACTCGGATACCACCCCTGTCATCATCTGCCTGGTTTCCATGTTCTTCGCCATGCTCCTCATCATGGCGTCCCTCTACAGCCACATGTTCATGCTGGCCCGCTCGCACGTCAAGCGCATCGCCGCCCTGCCTGGCTACAACTCTATACATCAGCGGGCCAGCATGAAGGGGGCCATCACGCTCACCATCCTGCTGGGGATCTTCGTCGTCTGCTGGGCTCCCTTCTTTCTCCACCTGATCCTAATGATCTCCTGTCCACGTAACCTCTACTGCGTGTGCTTCATGTCCCACTTCAACATGTACCTCATCCTCATCATGTGCAACTCTGTGATTGACCCACTCATCTACGCCTTCAGGAGTCAGGAGATGAGGAAGACTTTTAAGGAGATCATCTGTTGTTACAGCCTAAGAAATGCCTGCAGTAACATCTGCGCTCTGACCAGCAAGTAG